One genomic window of Cellulophaga sp. Hel_I_12 includes the following:
- a CDS encoding RNA polymerase sigma factor: MSHKKEHIDALLQLCLQGNQSAQLEVYNRYYKAMYNTAIRIVKDSFVAEDIMQESFLNAFTKLATFKAEVTFGAWLKRIVINNSIYHYRKQQKKNEVALGDVLYKVEDNDGIASDDVFTELKAQKVLETMKQLKDNYRISLTLFLIEGYDYEEISDIMNISYANCRTTISRAKESLRQKVLRAECT; encoded by the coding sequence TTGAGCCACAAAAAAGAACATATTGATGCATTATTGCAATTGTGTTTGCAAGGAAATCAGAGCGCCCAACTTGAAGTGTACAACCGGTATTATAAAGCGATGTATAATACCGCAATACGCATCGTGAAAGATAGTTTCGTTGCAGAGGATATTATGCAAGAGTCATTTTTGAACGCATTTACAAAGTTAGCCACTTTTAAGGCTGAAGTAACTTTTGGAGCCTGGTTAAAACGTATTGTTATCAACAATAGTATTTACCACTACCGGAAGCAGCAGAAAAAAAATGAAGTTGCATTAGGGGATGTATTGTATAAGGTTGAAGACAATGACGGAATTGCTTCCGATGATGTGTTTACAGAACTAAAGGCTCAAAAAGTGCTGGAAACCATGAAACAATTGAAAGACAATTACAGAATTTCTTTGACCTTATTTTTGATTGAAGGCTACGATTATGAAGAAATAAGTGACATTATGAATATCAGTTATGCCAATTGCAGAACTACTATTTCTAGGGCGAAAGAAAGCCTGCGGCAAAAAGTATTAAGGGCTGAATGTACTTAA
- the lon gene encoding endopeptidase La, with product MGNSKFSNFDNMSLQGIEEDAELIPLLTAEDEEEMNSEKLPETLPILPLRNTVLFPGVVIPITAGRDSSIALIKDANNGTKVIGVVSQKDGDVEEPGVADINTLGTVARILRVLQMPDGNTTVIIQGKKRFEVAEVLTEKPYMTATIREAREERPEPMNPEFAAIIESVKELALTIIKNNPNIPSDASFAIKNIQSDSFLINFVSSNLSVGVQEKQELLEIVSLQERALAMLKYMNVELQKLELKNDIQSKVRTDLDQQQREYFLHQQMKTIQEELGGASYEEEVDEMREKAKKKKWGKKVKEHFTKELSKMQRMNPQVAEYSIQRNYLELFLELPWNEFSKDKFDLKRAQKILDRDHYGLEDVKRRIIEYLAVLKLRNDMKSPILCFYGPPGVGKTSLGKSIAEALGREYVRMSLGGMRDEAEIRGHRKTYIGAMPGRIIQSLKKAGTSNPVFILDEIDKLSNSNQGDPSSAMLEVLDPEQNSEFHDNFLEMGYDLSKVMFVATANNLSSIQPALRDRMEIINVTGYTIEEKVEIAKRHLLPKQLKEHGLTDKHLKIGKAQLEKIVEGYTRESGVRSLEKQLAKMVRYAAKSIAIEEEYAIKVSNEIIEKVLGAPKMERDKYENNDVAGVVTGLAWTSVGGDILFIESILSKGKGTLTITGNLGKVMKESATIAMEYIKSNAEHFGIEPSVFEKYNVHIHVPEGATPKDGPSAGITMLTSLVSLFTQKKVKKSLAMTGEITLRGKVLPVGGIKEKILAAKRARIKEIILCVENKRDILEIKEDYLKGLTFHYVSEMHEVIQVALTNQSVKNAKEL from the coding sequence ATGGGAAATTCTAAATTTTCAAATTTTGACAATATGTCGTTACAGGGAATAGAAGAGGACGCTGAACTTATTCCATTATTAACAGCAGAAGATGAAGAGGAAATGAACAGCGAAAAATTGCCAGAAACATTACCCATTCTTCCCTTGCGGAATACGGTTTTGTTTCCAGGAGTTGTTATTCCTATTACTGCAGGGAGAGACTCGTCTATTGCCCTGATCAAGGATGCTAATAATGGAACAAAAGTTATTGGCGTAGTTTCACAAAAAGACGGTGATGTTGAAGAACCGGGCGTTGCTGATATTAACACCTTGGGTACGGTTGCGCGTATTTTACGGGTTTTACAAATGCCTGATGGGAACACAACGGTTATTATACAAGGTAAAAAACGATTTGAGGTAGCCGAAGTGCTTACTGAAAAACCGTACATGACGGCTACCATTCGCGAAGCCAGGGAAGAGCGTCCGGAGCCAATGAATCCAGAATTTGCTGCAATCATTGAATCTGTAAAAGAATTGGCGTTAACCATCATAAAGAATAATCCGAACATTCCTAGTGATGCCTCTTTTGCCATTAAAAATATTCAGAGCGATAGTTTTTTAATCAATTTTGTATCTTCAAACTTAAGTGTAGGGGTACAAGAAAAGCAAGAGCTTTTAGAGATCGTTAGCTTACAGGAACGTGCCTTAGCGATGCTAAAATATATGAATGTTGAGTTGCAAAAACTGGAGCTTAAAAACGATATTCAGTCTAAAGTACGCACCGATCTAGACCAGCAGCAACGAGAGTATTTTCTACATCAGCAAATGAAAACCATTCAAGAAGAATTAGGTGGTGCCTCTTATGAAGAAGAGGTTGATGAAATGCGGGAAAAGGCAAAAAAGAAAAAATGGGGTAAAAAAGTAAAAGAGCATTTTACGAAAGAACTTTCTAAAATGCAACGTATGAATCCGCAAGTGGCAGAATATAGCATTCAACGTAATTACTTAGAATTATTTTTAGAATTACCATGGAATGAATTTTCAAAAGATAAGTTCGATTTAAAACGCGCCCAAAAAATATTAGACAGAGATCATTATGGCTTAGAAGATGTGAAGCGTAGAATTATAGAATATCTAGCGGTTTTAAAGCTTCGAAATGATATGAAATCGCCTATTTTATGTTTTTATGGACCTCCTGGGGTGGGTAAAACCTCGTTAGGAAAGTCTATTGCTGAAGCTTTAGGAAGAGAATATGTTCGTATGTCATTAGGTGGTATGCGTGATGAGGCGGAAATTCGCGGCCACAGAAAAACATATATCGGTGCCATGCCAGGTCGTATTATTCAAAGTTTAAAAAAGGCTGGGACAAGCAATCCTGTTTTTATTTTAGATGAAATCGATAAACTATCGAATAGCAATCAAGGGGATCCATCGTCTGCTATGCTTGAGGTTTTAGATCCTGAACAAAATAGTGAATTTCATGATAATTTCTTAGAAATGGGCTATGACCTTTCTAAAGTGATGTTTGTAGCTACGGCCAACAATTTAAGCTCCATTCAACCAGCGTTGCGTGACCGTATGGAAATTATTAATGTAACAGGGTATACGATTGAAGAGAAAGTAGAAATTGCAAAAAGACATTTACTCCCTAAGCAACTTAAAGAACACGGATTAACCGATAAGCACTTGAAAATAGGGAAGGCACAGTTAGAGAAAATTGTTGAAGGCTATACCCGAGAATCTGGGGTACGTTCTTTAGAAAAGCAATTGGCAAAAATGGTACGATATGCCGCAAAATCTATTGCCATAGAGGAGGAGTATGCCATTAAGGTCTCAAACGAAATTATTGAAAAAGTATTAGGCGCTCCAAAAATGGAACGTGACAAATATGAAAATAATGATGTTGCAGGCGTTGTCACTGGTTTAGCTTGGACAAGCGTTGGTGGAGATATTTTATTTATAGAGTCGATCTTATCTAAAGGAAAAGGAACGCTAACGATTACCGGTAATTTAGGCAAGGTCATGAAAGAATCGGCTACCATTGCTATGGAATATATAAAATCGAACGCTGAACATTTCGGAATAGAACCGAGTGTTTTTGAGAAGTACAATGTACATATTCATGTTCCTGAAGGCGCAACGCCGAAAGACGGACCTAGTGCTGGGATTACCATGCTTACCTCTTTGGTATCTTTATTTACTCAGAAAAAAGTGAAGAAGAGTTTAGCGATGACTGGGGAGATTACCTTACGTGGAAAAGTTTTACCAGTTGGTGGTATAAAAGAAAAAATATTGGCAGCGAAACGTGCTCGTATTAAAGAGATTATTCTTTGTGTAGAAAACAAGAGAGATATTTTAGAAATTAAGGAAGATTATTTAAAAGGACTAACCTTTCATTACGTTTCTGAAATGCATGAAGTTATCCAAGTGGCCTTAACCAATCAGAGCGTTAAAAACGCAAAAGAGTTATAA
- a CDS encoding head GIN domain-containing protein, with protein MKNLALATLTLLLFTSCSAQWGNKIKGNGNITTIKRSVGNYDALDMTGFFDVEFIDGKEGAISLTGEENLLAYIVTEVKDGKLILKTKKGYNLQTSKRAGIKITVPVEEINAVYLSGSGDISSRTTLKSDSFSTTISGSGDITLDLLVLALKTTISGSGDIDVSGTAERFEVSISGSGDIDAFNLKAKEVSVQISGSGDVDVTATENFKARVSGSGDINYRGNPSKVDTKSSGSGSISKG; from the coding sequence ATGAAAAATTTAGCACTAGCAACACTTACTCTTTTACTTTTTACCTCTTGCAGTGCGCAATGGGGAAATAAAATTAAAGGCAACGGAAACATTACGACTATAAAGCGGTCGGTTGGCAACTACGATGCCCTTGATATGACCGGTTTTTTCGATGTTGAATTTATCGATGGCAAGGAGGGCGCTATAAGCCTTACAGGAGAGGAAAATTTATTAGCCTACATTGTCACAGAGGTAAAAGACGGTAAATTAATCTTAAAAACTAAAAAAGGCTATAATTTACAAACTTCAAAAAGAGCAGGCATAAAAATCACAGTCCCTGTCGAAGAAATTAATGCTGTTTATTTATCCGGTTCTGGTGATATTAGCTCTCGAACAACACTAAAAAGTGATTCGTTTAGTACCACCATTTCTGGCTCAGGAGATATTACACTAGATCTTTTAGTCTTAGCCTTAAAAACCACTATTTCAGGCTCAGGAGATATTGATGTATCCGGTACTGCAGAACGTTTCGAGGTTTCTATTTCAGGCTCTGGAGATATTGACGCCTTCAACCTAAAAGCAAAAGAAGTTAGTGTGCAAATTTCAGGTTCTGGTGATGTAGATGTTACGGCCACCGAAAATTTCAAGGCGCGAGTTTCTGGCTCAGGAGATATAAATTACCGCGGGAATCCTTCAAAAGTAGATACAAA